In the genome of Lathyrus oleraceus cultivar Zhongwan6 chromosome 4, CAAS_Psat_ZW6_1.0, whole genome shotgun sequence, the window taaaatcaaaatatttagAAATTAAAAACTTCTTTGTACCTTCCTCTTCGGCCTTGAACTTGAATTCGAGCACTTTCCAGATTTCTGTTGCAGATGGATTATCCATATAGAGGTCGTAGAGACGATCATACATTGTATTCAGAATATGTCCACGACATAACAGTTCGTCCTCCTTACGTTTCTTACGCTCTTTCTTGACTTCTTCAGATTCATTTTCTAATGGTTCGGGAATTGGTGCTAAGTCAGGATCTAAGACATATTGAATATTCAAGGCAATCAACAGGAATGTCATCTTGTCTTGCCATATGATGTAGTTGGTTCCATCAAAGCGATCCAATTTGACAAGATCTTGACTCATAACCTTGATGCTTGAAACTGCAGCGTCGGAAGCCATTGTGTAAATACTTTTAAGACTGTTAGCAATTTCGACAAGATTAAATGGATCCAGGTTGAATCGTGAATGAAGTCACTatccttaaaagtatttcaagcactctttttGATTTCTTAGAGTCGAAAAGCAagaatacccaggataattcagccttTTGATCGAGTCTGCACAAGACAGGTGAAAAACTCGAATGCAAGGAAGTGTGTCTGGAATGTTTAAGAGGATTTGCAGATTTAAGTGAATGATTTTCGAATTAAAAATTATGTATTTATAGGTCATGCATGTGTTGTTTCATAAGTTTGCATCTCTTGATGAAAAAACAACTTTTCACCATATGTTGCAATGGTTCACCTATGATAATACAATGCACCACTTCATGAAGTGTTGTATTTTTAAAATTGAAATTCAAACTGTAAGTAACAACCAAAATTCTGGAGCAATACTCATCCGGAGCGCCGCCACATTAACGTCGTGAATAACCCGATTGCTCAAGTGCCACCTACAAGCCGCCACTAACGCCTCTACACCCTCAGACCCGGTCCCAGAGCCGGAGCCAGTGTCACCGGTGGCTACACCGACGAGGGTTGTTTGGATGTGGCATGTGGCATAATGCTTGGGACCACATATGTCCATGTGGCACCTTATCCTCTTTGACTCCTTTGGTGAGTTTAATGTTTCAAGGTCTTTATAAATGCTTTTAATGTTAGCTCCATTTTCTATGTGTGACTATTTGTAATGCATTTATTGTCATTAACTCAGTCGCCCATTTTTATCATATTGGAACATACCCATGATAATTATTGTTTTATAATTTCCAACAAGATTATGATAGTATTTTAAAAGAATCAAGATTAGAAATTTGTATAGGAACTTTTTTTAATAGTATTTCAAATATTTTCTAAATTGTTTTAGAGTTTGTATAAGACAAATGAATGTAAAGAAGAAAGAATTTTGAAATATAAACAATGAAGAGAAAATGAAGAGAAGAGTTCAAATGTATTATATTTTTCTGAATTCAAAATAACTTAAATAGATAAATAATATGATTTCACAAGTAACACAATTCTTCTCACTAACTATTGTAAATATTCGGTATTACAACTCTTTCTATTAAATGTTACAACTTTTAACTAAATATTCTAAATATTGCAACTCTTCAATAAGCACAGTTATAATTACAACAATGAATTTTTTTCTATATTGAATGTTCACTTACTCATTTGTAAAGTGacatattattatttaattagtctttttattaattaataattataataatCCTTCACTCATTTTAATACTAAAAATAGAAAGGAAAACAAAGAATGCTAATATAATTAAATACTTCAAATTTATCCTTAGTAAACACAACACAAAATCTAATCGAAATTTTAGATAGCAAAGCTTTGAATTTGTTATTTCTAGTGATTAAATTGGTGTTATCTTACACACACTCTTTAATGGTTCTTCTCCTATATCTCTCGCCCAACACTTAGTTATGACCATGTGCTTTTCCAGTTTTGTGAATCTATCGTGAAAGAAACTCTAACTCTCACTTTGAGACAATACCATATCAAAATTCACATAAGTGAAGTTTGTATTGTATCTACTTTACTTGTAATACATATTCTCAACATTGAACTTTATAAAGAGTTTGAAAAACTCAACCCTCAAAATACAGTGGTCAACAGTATTACATAATATCACACAATAATTCAAATCAATGGTTTGTTGTGGAGTTTTAATGCCATACATCTCGAGGTATTTTTTACTATATCTTTGCTCAATGGTTGAATAAATAAATCAGCTAAATTATAGTTTGAGCTATATATATGAGTGAAATGATTCCATACTTAATCAATTTTTTAAGGAAGGAATGTCTAAGAACTATGTGCCTAGATTTTCCATTATACACTTTGGTATACGCCCTAGTTAAAATGACTTGACTATATCAATGCATAAACACCTTTAAAATATTGTCTTTAATAAATGAAACTTCCAATACAAGGTTCCTCAACCCTTTTTCTTCTTGACGAGTGAAAGAAAAAGCCACAAACTATGTTTCCATGGTCGAGAGAGTGATACAAGTTTGCTTCTTACTCTTCCAAGAAATAACACCACTGCAACTAATGTAAATATCCACCGAATTTTAGATTTATGATCTCCAACACTCGATATCTAACTCACATTGATATATTCTTCTAATATGTCAATAAATATACCATAATGGAGAAGATAACTGGAAATCTTTGTGATGGCCTGCCAATGCTTACTACTTGGATTGCTGGTAAATCTACTCATTTTACTAACTACAAATCCTATATCGGGTTTGGTACGTTGCGTCAAATATATTAGACATCTAATTGCACTTACATATTTCAATTGAGCCATAACTCTTCCATCATTGTTTTGAAGCTTGGCACTAGGATCAATTGGAGTATTCACTTCCTTATAATGCAAGTGTTTAAACTTATGAAGCAATTTCTCAGTATAGTGTGTTTGACTAAGTTCGTAACCCCCACTATTTTGCTTTACTTTGTTCTCCAAAATAGTGTCAACTAGTCCAATACCTTCCATCTTGAATGTGGAAGTTAGAAACCTCTTTGGTTTTAAACTATATTCATCTTGTTGCTAATGATaaatatgtcatcaacatagaaATAAAGGAAAATCACAATGTTCTCACGCACCTTTGTGTACAAACACTTTTCACAAGAATTAAGAATAAATCCATTTGAAAGTATGACAAAGTCAAACTTTTGATACTATTGTTTTGatgcttgttttaatccatacaAGTATTTGACAAGCTTGCACACCTTTTGTTCATTAACATGAAGAACATAACCTTCTCGTTGCTCCATATAAATTTCTTCATCGAGATTTTCATTTAGGAAATATCGTTTTGACATCCATTTGTTGAACTATAAGAtcaagcaaataagcaaataaaaatAATGCTCTAAATGTTATCGTTCTTGCTACCAGTGCTTAAGTGTCAAAATAATTAGCTCCTTCCTTTTTTCTAAAACCCTTGGCTACTAATATATCCTTTTAGGTGTTTAGTGTATCATCACTATGATACTTCTTTCTAAACACGCATCTATATGTAATGGGTCTTGATCCCTTAGGTAGATCGACAAGTTCTCAAGTATGGTTTGACAATGTTGAATTCATTTCATATTGGATAACACCCTTTCAAAAGGAGGAGTCCCTTGAAACTACTACTTCCTTGTAAGTCTTGGGATCATCTGCCACTTGAAGAATAATAAGAATATTATAAACAAAATTCTCACTATTTCCTTCTACTAGATAAAAAGAAATACGTTGATAGTCGATTTTATTCGGTCATAGGTTCCTAGCCTTCCATACTCTTTTGTTTATCCTAAGCTCGGGTTGTGTTTCAATAATTCGTGAAGaacttttgagttgtgtttcagcAACCCTTGAAGAACCTTCCTCACGAGGTTCTTCATTTCTAGAAATCTCAGATTCCTTATCCTTCGTGATAAGGTTCTCAAATAATTCCACATCTTGGGATTTAATAATTAAATTGGCTCAAAATTCAAAAAGTCTATATGCTTTATTGTTGGATGCATATCCTACAAAGGCATATTTGATTCCTCGAGGACCTAGCTTAGTCCTTTTAGGATCCATGTTCTTATAATAAACTACAGACTCTCACACTAAAAAATAACCAATATTTGACGCTCCATCTTTCCATATCTCATATGGAGAAATACTCATTTTCTTCAAAGAAATTCTATTCATTATTTGACATGCAGATAGCAAAGATTCATTCCATAAATTAAATGATAATTTAGAATACACTAGATGGCATTTATCATTTTTTGATATACCATATTCTTTCTTGCGGCTATTCCATTTTATTGTGGTGTACGAGGTGTGAAACATTCATGTATAATACCATATTATTCACAATATGCATAAAATTTAGTAGAAAAATATTCACCTTCCTATCACTCCTAAAGACTTTAATACTCTAGTTTAATTGGTTTCATACTTCCGCTTTATGAATTTTAAATGCATTAAAAGCATCACCTTTATGCTTTAAAAGATATACATGTATGAATATAGAGAAATCATCAATAAAAGTAATGAAATACTTATTTCTCCCCTGTGTTAACATACCATTAAATTGACATAAATATGAATGCACAAGATCAAGCAAGTTGGTATTTCTTTCTACACCATAGAAATGTTTCTTAATCattttttgatttaaaaaataTTTCATATTTTTTGAAATTATTAGCATCACATGAAATTAAACCAGATTTAATTAATCTTTTCATAGTATTAATACCAATATGAGTTAATCTATTATGCCATGAAGAAACTATTTTTTTATCATATAAGTAgaaataaaaaatttattaatAATTTTGTCAATAGTACAAAGCTTAGTCATTCCCCTAGCGGAATAACCTTTTCCCACAAATGCAACATTACAAGTCAAAATTAACTTGCCTCATTCATACACAAATTTAATACCCTATTTTCTCAAAAGATCGTCACTAACAAGATTCCTATTCATGTCGGGAACATGGAGCATATTAATTAGAAGAACTTTCTTCTCAAaagtgaagttgagttctgtcatacggtgaactgacttttaatgttttttttatcgcaatgtcgcggttagcaagagtcgccattgacttttcttttatccaataaggaaaggtggaaaagaacaggaaagaccttaatttagattcttaggttcgagaggtacattatacaaagggaaggtgttagcaccctttgtatccatggttatccatgggctcttaattgctcaatcatttatgtttttctagtttgaaaaagtggtggagaaatgtgtaggaaatgttttgaaaaggagaattttaactttgtaatgattcttgaatgaatgtatacaaagtggttatctcgtttagttttgaaaatagtttagaaaaatataactcggcaatgattctagtgcgaatgtatgccaagtggtgattttctaatggaggttttgaaagatgtaaggtgtgaaaattagttttaaattgtgagtaagcaattaagagttatgcctatccgaggtctttccgggcatttcctttccttatgagggtaaaactgtccttactattgagaagtaagtagttttatcctttggatgtggaagggtcatcgaagggtcatcggttggtcattgaaggcaacatttgtaaggataccttagcattcgaagggacgatcatcatttaaccgtaggctataccgaagggtcatcgagggacgaaatcatatattcgaaggcaacatccgagggactatgattttttttatagggacatgatgatttaatcgaagggcctttgctaagtgtatccccacattcgcgggacatgaccgtaacAAAGAGAGGTCTAAGATCGCAAATTgaaaggcaaagttttacaattaattagatagccgtagtcgattaagtaattaggtccatattaaaatcagtACATTAGGATCAATcaagccattagggtggatcttcaccatgaaattaatacattaaaatcaattgagtaattcagggtgaatctccataagggtatcccacacataaagtcggatacctagccggccgtttcctcgggaatatgtaaacctttgcacaatttaacacacgggttagagcatcaaagtaaagtacaattgaaaattgcactacaacataacagtcataatctcaggccaaacgatgcagaattataataagtcttggttagatagacataaggcataataaaaaagaaacaaagcagccactgtcccgttcgcctctgcttcgcctggcgaaggctcagcgaatgctcgctacaggctcgcttagcgatgggctagcgagcggccacgggtttggattttgacagcagcatgacctccgaaaacctgaacttgtatggcacttgattacaggaataacatggacaaacattcatgatattcaagcatatttaaattcgcatgtgaaatcaaattacatattcgaaacttcaatcatgatgctttatgtatatagagattaccgattaaaagcataaaataatagtgatgcgcaaacctgcttgcaactaagctgctatgttgaagagactgatcgcttttggtatcggatggagttgggcggcggtagcttcggagcggaggggctgccttcagggtttcttcactcggaactctctaacgtagcctccagggtttctgtgccagggtttccgtccgtcttcctcttTGTTTTTCCGTCTCTTCCTCCCCCTTTTCGTGGCTGAAGTGCCAGTATTTATAgtgctcttgttgtgacctaatgggctcagaatgaagcccagaaattctgatgttcgcaagcttcgctaggcgaaggaattgctcgcctagcgagccagctagtttgggcttttactggatctgatgcttcgctggggcgagtgtcataacgaagtgttcgctaggcgaaggaattgctcgcctagcgagcaggccagtttgggccattttctggattgggcctgttgtgagctggacctttgttccttcaagatcagtgtcataaaaatgagtcggagtgccctgaaaaatgtcttaaaatattaatgggcaaattttggggtatgacagctgcccctgttcaatattcttgaaccgagagagttaggatggcatgtatgccattcgtggtttggaggtggaagattattgaacactaaaatgcccaaaaattttgcgcttgtcaatcaggagctagtcttgatggagatgggcttaaagatgccatccagagaatttgatgatgagagcttcagagtgcgtcgtacattagacgatatctgaagacatggatgtcgtaccgggtcatacgctagcccgtatagtgagttatccattatgctgtcgactttgttggggagtcagagtgtgttatatgctgctggggataagggatcggaatgggtcatacgctagatcgcatctgaataccagagtgagttgttcattgggcggatgacttcgctgaggatgaaaaatcggaatggatcgtacgatagatcgtctctgagttgcagaacgaaacctccattaagcgggtgatttcactggggatagaagatcagaccggatcgtatgctagatcgtatatgagttgaagatccaaatgggtcttatgctagaccgtattggagttgcaggatgagtcgtccgttaggctgtgtctgataatgaaagggggtagtcgtacgctagactacaattcagaaatgtacctgtcactaggtagcatctgagtagatgaaggtctaactgggtcgtgcattaaaccgtatctgagcagaatgagccgtccattaggctgaatctgattataaaagggggtaatcacatgctagactacacttcagaaatgtacctgtcactaggtagcatctgagtagatgaaggtctaactgggtcgtgcattaaaccgtatctgagcagaatgagccgtccattaggctgaatctgattataaaagggggtagtcacacactagactacaattcagaaatgtacctgtcactaggtagcatctgagcagatgaaggtctaactgggttgtacattaaaccgtatctgagcagaatgagccgtccattaggctgaatctgcttataaaaggggtagtcgtacactagactacaattcagaaatgtacctgtcactaggtagcatctgagcagatgaaggtctaactgggtcgtacattaaaccgtatctgagcagaatgagccgtccattaggctgaatctgcttataaaaggggtagtcgtacactagactacaattcagaaatgtacctgtcactaggtagcatctgagcagatgaaggtctaactgggtcgtacattaaaccgtatctgagcagagtgagccgtccattaggctgaatctgcttataaaaggggtagtcgtacactagactacaattcagaaatgtacctgtcactaggtagcatctgaggagatgaaggtctaacttggtcgtacattagactgtatctgagcagcatctggtctaacttggtcgtacattagactgtatttgagcagcatctggtctaacttggtcgtacattagactgtatttgagccgCATCTGAggactggaaggtctaacttggtcgtacattagactgtatcggagttgttgaaggtcagaatggaccgtacgttagatcgcatctgagttgaaggagtcatatgttgggctgaatcagaatgaaccgtacactaggctatatctgatagtatttgcatatgttgtatttgcaatgaatatttgggatgggcttatagatgccatcgttaggaggatgtcagaatgaatgttgacatggagtatatctgaaagatgtatctgaagaagaaagtagtcgtacactagactacacctcggaatataccgtacgctaggcagtatctgagggttatagttgaatcttgaatgtaattgataaagatgtccgtctgaatggacctttgttttgaccgtatcaagaggataattgtcctgaaaaataaagttagcttcatgccatgtcatgatgcatgagatgcaaatgttgtatgcatgcgtgtgctgtgaaatgatgtaatgagtgaattatgcgtctggaataaatgagagcattgtatacatgtgtatgttatgaaatgatgtaatgtatatgatgcggaacgaaaattgtatgtaggtatgtgatgtgaaatgatgtaatgaatgcactatgtgtctgaaacgttcttccaggggactctactgggaaaataaatctcattcttctggttggagatatttgtattgatgaccccttcttagctgggggataactggcgttgccggggaatcgaattagcaacggattcattgggaagcgtgattagaccttcttctcgatcctgaagtcgtgtagtaattgctattactattctaggcatgcatttttggtaaacattgatcatattcaaatgcatatatcaattcaagttaaatcaatggacgtttacgcaaacaaaacagagaaagtaaaacaaaagcatctttttggaaatgaaattgtattgattttgaaagagggcctgtaaataggcaatttgagtacaaggagacagaaatcctagtaagaggaaattgtcaggcaatcaaagagaaagctatgcagaaaaagtcctattgattttaattctgctattgtcattatgtcttcaagcctctcatctcctgctgtcggatagaagtgattggcttgttcagtcccttgaacttggttgaagtGGACAGAGAACGGGAtatagtcatacgctttaatccctaatttttgcctggaccgtcttttcaggttttcagtccatcaggatacccttttttgcccaagccgccttttcaggttttcgacttgccgggtgtacatttttatatgtttatccctaatttttgcccgaacccttttggttcgccgggatgcccttacttttgcctagatacgtcgacctagcgggtctcttttatgcgtaatatttttttaactatgtccgcgttcacaggatgcgggaaatcttcgtcgtccattgtagcaagtatcatggctccaccagagaatatcttcttaaccataaatggcccttcgtatgtgggagtccatttacctatgggatcaccttgcggtagaatgatacgcttgatcaccaagtcgccaatttgatatacctgtctcttgacctttttgttaaatacctggatcatgcgcttctggtatatctgcctatgacaaacagccgcgagtctcttcaatcaaatttatctgatcgagtcgagtctgaatccgtttatcttcatctaagcccgcctctttcatgattcctagagagggaatctgaacttccactggtaagatggcttccattccatagactaaagagaacggagttgcccctgtcgaagtgcgcactgaagtgcgataaccgtggagagcgaatggtaacatctcatgccagtctttgtacgttactgtcatcttttgtatgatcttcttgatactcttattagcagcctccacggcgccgttcatctttggccggtacggagaagagttatggtgttttattttgaactgcgtgcagagttcagtaatcatcttgttgttcaaattagtaccattgtcagtgataactctttcaggagacagcaggtttctcaaatagatatttgatagaatccatcttaggagtcaataaagtggtatgattcaacctatactatcttagtcggcgagcagcccaagccaaagcacagcaagctttctcgagctgtgagtatcttgtttcatagtcggtaccttttgctaaggcggtatatggcatgctcttttcgaccagactcgtcatgttgccccaacacacacctcattgaattttctaacacggtcaaatacatgatgagaggtctttcttcaactggtggtatcagaattggaggttctcggagatacttcttgattttatcaaaagcttcttgacattcctcattccataccatctcttgattttttttctcagtaattcgaagatgggtttgcaggtagcagtcaagtgtggagtgaatcgggcaatgtaattcgagtgccccaagaaacctctgacttctttcttgtttatttcagtacccagatttaccatttcaattgattcctcatgcggctgtatagtcttttcttcttgcagtagtcgggcaagttctccagggacttcacaaccttcctcgcttccatcctcggcttggtagatcggattttcaaagtcat includes:
- the LOC127136064 gene encoding uncharacterized protein LOC127136064, coding for MASDAAVSSIKVMSQDLVKLDRFDGTNYIIWQDKMTFLLIALNIQYVLDPDLAPIPEPLENESEEVKKERKKRKEDELLCRGHILNTMYDRLYDLYMDNPSATEIWKVLEFKFKAEEEDCKPILPQVHEFQVLVNKIKAVKIDIPETFQVGVIIAKLPPSWKGYRKKLLHSFEDFSLEKIQKHLRIEEESKEREKS